From the Gammaproteobacteria bacterium genome, the window ACGGGTCTGGAGGTCGTGGCTTCGCAGCCGCGTGGCGTCTTCGATGCCTCGGTGACGAAGGCGATCCGCCAGTGGCGGTTCACGCCGAGGGTCGTCGATGGCCAGCGGGTGGAACGGCGGGCGCGCAAGGAGATCGTGTTTTCGCTGGAGGACCGCTGAGGTGGCCCGAAAGCCCGCCGCAGAGCTTGTCCTGTGCATTGCCCTCACCGGGCTACCTCACTTGCCCGTTGCGGTTGCCGGATCGGGTTCGCTTTCCCGCATGGCGGAAACGACCCACAGATCGCTGGTCGGCGTGCATGCCCTGATCGACGACGGACGGTACGAGGATGCTGCAGGGCGACTCGATGCCTTGAAAGAACGTACGCGAGGGCGTCCCTACGACCAGGCGATCGTTGCGCAGACATCGGGCCATGTTCACCACGCGCTGGGTGAAAGCGATGCGGCGATCGCGTCGTTCGAGCGGGCACTGGAACTGGAAGTGCTACCCGACGCCGCGGACCGTGAGGTCAGATACAACCTCGCCGTGCTGCTGGTGGAGCAGGGGCGCTATCGTCAGGGTCTCGAAACCCTGGACACCCTGCTGCGCAAGGGGACCGATGCGAACGCCGAGACCTGCTACCTGGCCTCCGTCGCTCATTACCACCTGGGGGAATGTGACGCCGCGATTAGCTGGATCGAACGCGCCCTTGCCCTGTCAAGCGGGGCGCCCCGTGACTGGCGCGAACTGCTGGTGACCTGTCTGCTGGAGCGAGCCCGCTTCAACGAGGCGGTGCCGGTACTGCAGGATCTCATCAGGCAGTATCCCGGATCGGGGCGCTACTG encodes:
- a CDS encoding tetratricopeptide repeat protein; translation: MARKPAAELVLCIALTGLPHLPVAVAGSGSLSRMAETTHRSLVGVHALIDDGRYEDAAGRLDALKERTRGRPYDQAIVAQTSGHVHHALGESDAAIASFERALELEVLPDAADREVRYNLAVLLVEQGRYRQGLETLDTLLRKGTDANAETCYLASVAHYHLGECDAAISWIERALALSSGAPRDWRELLVTCLLERARFNEAVPVLQDLIRQYPGSGRYWQQLSFVHQASDRDAEAIAVLALAHRQGLLDEEAIQRLASLYLQEAMPWRAAKLLEGAIARGELAQSARNWGLLADGLIAADEPAEAVPVLRRAAETGNAGESWFRLGSLLFRLQRWKESIDALDHALAEGGPEDIGNAYLMLGVAATRAGDMERAQTALRLALDDPASAKPAGRWLDWLAHQSPDQG